The region TTTCTATTTATTAAAAAAATTTCAGGAATCCAAAGGAGACATCACATATGGAGCCTTATCTGATTACCTGAAAAAAACTGTTGCACTTAAGTCTATTTTAATTAACGAAAAAGAACAAACACCACAGACAAATGTGAGCATTGGTATTGTTGACGAATGGGAAACGTGGAAGTTAAATCCTTAAATACTTATTCGCTTACCAGAAACTGCTAAATTTGTATCATTTAAAAGCTCATTTGGCTCATGCAATTAAAATTTAATTATTTTGACCAGATCACCAGCACAAACAGCACCTTAAAAGCAGATCGCGAGGCCCGAGAAGGCACTGTATTGCTTGCAAAACTTCAAACAAGCGGACGGGGCACAGGCTCAAACCAATGGGAAAGCGAAAAAGCACAGAATATAACAGGAAGCATTGTGTTTGAACCCACATTTCTTGAACCTGCCAACAGCTTCCTTGTGTCGATGGCCATTTCAGTTGGAATAGCAACATTTCTAAATCAATACAGCAACGAAGTAAAGATCAAATGGCCCAATGACATTTACATTAAAAACAAGAAAATTGGTGGAATACTCATAGAAAATGAATTTACAGCAAGTGCCATTACACGTACCATTGCAGGCATTGGCCTTAACATAAACCAAACCCGTTTCATTAAAGCCCCAAATCCAACTTCTTTAAGCATAGTTACCGGAAAGCACTTTAACTTAGGGATCATAGAAAAAGAACTATTCAATTCTATCGACAAACAATACCTACAACTTAAAAAAGACAAAGAGCTGGTTTATCAAAATTACCACGCCCTGCTTTATGGAAAAAACAAGCTACTCCATTTTGAAGATATTCATGGCAGGTTTTCAGGCCAAATACAACAAGTCGATTATGACGGACGCCTTTCCATAAAAGACAGCCAGAACGATATCCGGCATTATTACTATAAAGAAATAACATTCTTGCATTAAAAAAGCCCGGTAAGAACCATGCTCACCGGGCTTTGCTTTGTAGCTTCAAATCAACTATTGAAGAAGCTTAAATTATTTGCTGAAGAAAAACGAATGGTTTTCAGGCTTTTTC is a window of Salinivirga cyanobacteriivorans DNA encoding:
- a CDS encoding biotin--[acetyl-CoA-carboxylase] ligase, with product MQLKFNYFDQITSTNSTLKADREAREGTVLLAKLQTSGRGTGSNQWESEKAQNITGSIVFEPTFLEPANSFLVSMAISVGIATFLNQYSNEVKIKWPNDIYIKNKKIGGILIENEFTASAITRTIAGIGLNINQTRFIKAPNPTSLSIVTGKHFNLGIIEKELFNSIDKQYLQLKKDKELVYQNYHALLYGKNKLLHFEDIHGRFSGQIQQVDYDGRLSIKDSQNDIRHYYYKEITFLH